Within Immundisolibacter sp., the genomic segment GCCAGTCAGACGTTGAACACATCCATCTGGCGCGGAATGATGTCGTTACACACCACGATGTACTTCTCGCGCACCAGTAACGCCTCGCCCTGCCGTGCCAGCCGATAGCGGTAGTGGCCAAAGAACATGTCGGTGCGCTGCTCCTCGTGCTTGTAGGTGTTGACCTGGAAATTGGCCGTGGCGATGACCTCCTCGGCGCCCGCCTCACGGACCCGAATGTTGGTAACGAAGTGCCGCGTACGCGGCAGGCGCAGCAGCGACGACGACAGCCCGGACTCGATGCGCCACACCCGATCGGCCAATCGCGCCCGGTTGCCGCAA encodes:
- a CDS encoding aromatic-ring-hydroxylating dioxygenase subunit beta, whose translation is MRPDPELREAVTELLLEEADCLDDRRWHDWLALYLEDAVYWAPSWDDDDVLIDNPRGEISLIYCGNRARLADRVWRIESGLSSSLLRLPRTRHFVTNIRVREAGAEEVIATANFQVNTYKHEEQRTDMFFGHYRYRLARQGEALLVREKYIVVCNDIIPRQMDVFNV